In Podarcis raffonei isolate rPodRaf1 chromosome 8, rPodRaf1.pri, whole genome shotgun sequence, the genomic window CGTTTCACGACTTTTGTGCTCCAGTTCTGCCTTGGATACCCACCATCGATGCTTCCCCCAGACCCCCAAAACATGCAGTTTGGAGGGGCCCAGCCACTGTTGCAGTGGCAGTTATTGAGGTTGTTACAAACACCTCTGTCATTGCACTTTTTGTTGGGATCACACACTGCCTTCTTCCTGAAAATGCACGTATGGTTCTTGCAGAGTTTCCCAGGGCCACATGGAGTGCCATCAGGCACCATTCCGAGATCCACAAAATCTGTCCCGCCATGGTAGGCCACACTCCAGCAGCTAGCGCTAGTGCCTGACAACTCAGTGGGAGTCACGGCATAGTGTGGCATTGAAGGTATGTTTCTGACGTTGGTACACTGAACTCTCCCGCACTTTACGTCTTGAGGCTGGCATTTCACAAAAGTACCTCCTGTCCAATCCCTGCCACAGTTGCCATACGCATCCCCCACACTATTCCGAgactgaaagcaggatgctggagccgCTGTGGCTCCATAGCCAAAGATCCTGGCGCACAGGTAGTTGTGAGTCCAACACTGCTTGGCATAACAATGGGAATCGAGTTTGCTGCATGGCGTCCCGTCTTGCATGTACACATCATTGGGGCACCACTCAGATTTCCCACTACAGTACTCAGGAAGGTCACACTCATTGATCTGAATTCGACAAAGGTCTCCACTTGGAAGGAAGTGACAGTTTTTACAACATGGCCCAGAAGAGCATTGTGCACGTGGCTTCAAGGTGCAGTCAGGGTTGCAGCAAAGATTCTGCTTGCACCTCTGCGTGCCGCCGCAGTCGCATTCTTCTCCCTTATCCAACACTCCATTGCCACAATGCTTGATAGATGGTATCTTTTGGGGCCTGTTGTTCAGGCAGTCCAGGTTCCCTTCCAGCACAAGTTCTGCAAAAGTGTGAATGCTGCAGTTGCTGAACTTGTTCGTTTCTGCCTTGTACGAATGCATGACACAGGTTTTGTATCCTCCACAAACACAGTTGGATTCGTCGTGTTCAAGCCCCATGTGATGACCCAACTCATGGGACATGGCCCTTGAAAAGAGAATTGGATTCTTCTGCAAGTAGCTCAAAACCCCTGCAGAATAGCTTGGCCTGCAGATGGCATTACCATATGACTTCCCGAGGGTGTGCTCGAACTCCTGGTGAGTGAGCAACAGGGCTGTGTCGTGCTTCATCCACTTCGCAAGACCGTTCACTCTCCAGCTGTTGAAATTATTCAGAAGCAACCCAACCTCATTTGTAACCTCGAAAGGGCTGCCTGTGTTCCAGATCTCCAGTCCAATCAGGACAATACTTGTGTGCAGCTCCCGGAAGTGCACACCCATTAAGTTAACTATGTCCAAAATGAGGTATGCCATCCTGGTTTCATTGGCACCTTCAAACTGAAACAGCTTCTCGTCCACAACAATGTACAGCTCAATGTATTTTGGGTGCCTTGGGTCACGCCGGGTCCCTCTTTCCGCCCTCAGTTCTTCTGCCTGACGCTTTCCCTGCTTTTCTGCAGAATACAGGAATCCCTAGATATTACCCTGGGAAGGAAGCCAGAAAGCAGGTGGTAGGTCCTTACCACTTCGGTGGCAGATTCCGCCAAGGGGCTTTGGTAAAGCTGCTCGGCCGTGAGATGGATCAGTTGTTCTGGATCGGCCGATGCTAAAACCTCCTTCCACACTCTCTCGCAGTCTCTGTGAATGCAAAAACAAGAGCAATGGTCAGATTCAAGTCTTCTGCTTGCTGCCATGCTCCAGAGAGAGGAAATGGCAGCAAGGGCTTTCTGAGCAAGCCCTGCAGCTTGCCAACCTCCCCCTTAGCCCAGTAGAACCTGGAGGGCTCCATACCCGAAGGGAAACTGGAGGAGGTATTCAACCACTGTCGCCAGGTGGTGGTGTGACAATATGGACAAAGCGAAGGCGGCCATTCTTCTGCCTTGCACTGTAGGCCCCTGGCTGATCTTATAGAAGGCCTCCAGCAGCACCTTCACCTgtcagagaaaaggagagggttGCTTGGAGAGTACAAGGAAGCAGGGCTGTCTGCAGGCAGATCCCTCCATCCCTCATTGAAAGAGGGACCCTTGACCTGTGCCaccacagcctcttccttccaaggtaccactcagGGTCCTGGGGAGTATTGGACCCAGGCAGCTCCAGGGCGCCAGTTCCCCTATCCATTGTGGGCCAAGAGAAGAAGCTTGCCAGTCTGCtcccagaaggaggaggattccccatccctgaatccATGTTTCTCAGGACCCTTGGCTGAGGTTCTTGTCCTGACATTGCCAGGCCCCTCTCAACTAACATGTGTCCTGGCCACCCAATGGCATGAGGTTGCCTCCCCTACACCAAGCAGAGAATCTTCTTCTCTCCTACCTTTGCAGATGCCTTACCTCCACTTTTGTGCCGCCAAACTGCTTGATGAATTCTTGCAGTAAGTGGGAGATATCCAGTGGGTTGAAGCTGCTCTCGACAACCAGGTCTCTGGCCAGGAAGCACATGGCCTCCAAGAGCTGCTCCGCAGGGAGAAAGGCGCCAAAGACCTGAAGCAAGAGAGGAAAGTCAGAGATGCCCAcagggcagggctggggagcAGAAAGCCCAGGTGCTGCCTCTGCGGAACCCAGAACATGTGGCTTGAGAGACAGCGACTTACCCTGGCAAGATGGTAACAATTATTCACGAACAACTGGTCCTCTGGTGGATTTGAGGACCTTCTCAGCTCTGAAGATGAGCGTTTGGTTCCATGATGTTCGTGCCAGTGTCTCTGCAAAGGAAAGTCAAAAGGTTGGTttgggttttgctcaccccaccccatgctgGGATGCATTCTTCCAGTCTTACCTTCGTTGTGCCGCAGGATGGGCAGAAGATGGCAGAGGGCCTCTGCTGCCCGCTGCCTGCTCTCCGGGTCTGGATCCAACGCACAAAGGCAGGAAATCGCCACCAGTTGGCCAAGGGAGGATGCAGAAAGCGCTACCGATGGCTGAGAAGAAACCAAGAGAAGTGACTGATAAGAGAAGCAACCCATCACCATTTTTCCTATAACATTTTAATTAAATCTTCCAAACATTCCAAAACATTTAGCATCCTATGCAG contains:
- the LOC128420347 gene encoding disintegrin and metalloproteinase domain-containing protein 21-like — translated: MKSRKIRRKALQDLSAFLQKIQESPSVALSASSLGQLVAISCLCALDPDPESRQRAAEALCHLLPILRHNEELRRSSNPPEDQLFVNNCYHLARVFGAFLPAEQLLEAMCFLARDLVVESSFNPLDISHLLQEFIKQFGGTKVEVKVLLEAFYKISQGPTVQGRRMAAFALSILSHHHLATVVEYLLQFPFGDCERVWKEVLASADPEQLIHLTAEQLYQSPLAESATEVGFLYSAEKQGKRQAEELRAERGTRRDPRHPKYIELYIVVDEKLFQFEGANETRMAYLILDIVNLMGVHFRELHTSIVLIGLEIWNTGSPFEVTNEVGLLLNNFNSWRVNGLAKWMKHDTALLLTHQEFEHTLGKSYGNAICRPSYSAGVLSYLQKNPILFSRAMSHELGHHMGLEHDESNCVCGGYKTCVMHSYKAETNKFSNCSIHTFAELVLEGNLDCLNNRPQKIPSIKHCGNGVLDKGEECDCGGTQRCKQNLCCNPDCTLKPRAQCSSGPCCKNCHFLPSGDLCRIQINECDLPEYCSGKSEWCPNDVYMQDGTPCSKLDSHCYAKQCWTHNYLCARIFGYGATAAPASCFQSRNSVGDAYGNCGRDWTGGTFVKCQPQDVKCGRVQCTNVRNIPSMPHYAVTPTELSGTSASCWSVAYHGGTDFVDLGMVPDGTPCGPGKLCKNHTCIFRKKAVCDPNKKCNDRGVCNNLNNCHCNSGWAPPNCMFWGSGGSIDGGYPRQNWSTKVVKRTFETVIPLGVLVLAAITFIVPRLRKLPEWCRQFTSSRVGGNLQGSSLDVDKVDSCRVCKVKEGLNSTDSKE